In Bactrocera oleae isolate idBacOlea1 chromosome 5, idBacOlea1, whole genome shotgun sequence, a genomic segment contains:
- the moody gene encoding G-protein coupled receptor moody isoform X1, producing MDFTSAYSNLSNEDGRDKTEFSPTVLTFAGVITFIIMIIGIFGNFLTVAALYKCPKVRNVAAAFIISLCMADLLFCAIVLPFSALRFLKGTWTHGKFLCKLIPFIQYGNIGVSLLCIAMITINRYVMIAHHASYAKIYRKHWIAVMIIFCWAFSYGMQLPTLLGVWGTFDYDEKLETCSIMNDQHGRSSKTTLFITAFIIPALVIIACYTKIFWVVRQSELRLKTHANQQNSIPNNLRPVQTPTGTVMESEQNRVSSNLASDSSFSTDVKQDAIQKPSRIKDQREMRAKRNEWRITKMVLAIFLSFVICYLPITIAKVADKDVEYPNFHIFSYIMLYLSACINPIIYVIMNKQYRKAYKTVIMCEPSKLLPFRKSTAAGSSAAEKWKDTALSNNHSRTMVSQMSVEEQQNCNSDHVLQPQQYSSMELTNKVYTQSALENTVEESIATQKKQTILPGPLHMPQASPLVNHSSLFTQRVPNKDLHRIVMVGDDIILEEEEEVATPSQPASSIHPEVKTMSTMSKDGVLKKVPYYGQNINIIPDNDVKLIAKPKIIKTT from the exons atggATTTCACAAGTGCCTACTCTAATTTGTCGAATGAGGACGGAAGAGATAAAACGGA GTTCTCTCCGACGGTTTTAACATTTGCTGGAGTTATAACCTTTATAATAATGATCATAGGTATATTTGGAAATTTTCTCACCGTTGCTGCTTTGTATAAATGTCCGAAAGTTCGAAACGTAGCCGCCGCTTTTATAATAAG TCTATGTATGGCGGATTTACTATTCTGTGCTATAGTACTACCTTTCAGTGCCTTGCGATTTTTAAAAGGTACATGGActcatggaaaatttttatgtaagctAATCCCTTTTATCCAATATGGCAACATTGGAGTATCGCTGTTATGCATTGCAATGATAACAATCAACAG GTATGTTATGATTGCTCATCACGCTTCGTACGCCAAAATATACAGGAAACATTGGATTGCTGTCATGATAATATTTTGTTGGGCATTCTCCTATGGTATGCAATTGCCAACGCTGCTAGGTGTATGGGGAACATTTGACTATGATGAGAAGTTGGAAACATGTTCTATTATGAACGATCAGCATGGCCGTAGCAGCAAGACTACACTTTTCATCACTGCCTTCATTATTCCCGCTTTGGTTATAATTGCTTgttacacaaaaatattctgGGTTGTACGCCAGTCAGAGTTGCGACTGAAAACACATGCGAATCAGCAAAATTCCATCCCAAATAATTTAAGACCTGTCCAAACTCCCACGGGCACGGTAATGGAAAGCGAACAAAATAGGGTGTCATCTAACCTAGCTTCAGACAGTAGCTTCTCCACTGATGTAAAGCAGGACGCCATACAAAAGCCCTCTCGCATCAAGGATCAACGGGAGATGAGAGCTAAACGTAATGAGTGGCGTATAACAAAAATGGTATTGGCCATATTTTTGTCGTTTGTAATCTGTTATCTTCCAATAACGATCGCTAAAGTAGCCGACAAAGATGTAGAGTATCCGAACTTTCACATATTCAGCTACATTATGCTCTATTTGTCTGCCTGTATAAATCCAATAATCTATGTTATAATGAACAAGCAATATAGAAAAGCATACAAGACGGTAATTATGTGTGAACCCTCTAAATTATTGCCTTTCAGAAAATCAACTGCTGCTGGAAGTAGTGCTGCAG AGAAATGGAAAGATACCGCATTGAGCAACAACCACAGTCGAACAATGGTGTCACAAATGTCAGTGGAAGAACAACAAAATTGCAACTCGGACCATGTGCTCCAACCGCAACAGTACAGTTCCATGGAATTAACGAACAAAGTGTACACACAGAGTGCCTTGGAAAACACAGTAGAGGAGAGCATAGCTAcacaaaaaaagcaaacaattcTTCCAGGACCGCTACACATGCCACAAGCATCCCCATTGGTCAACCATTCGTCGCTTTTTACACAACGAGTCCCGAACAAGGATCTCCACCGCATAGTCATGGTAGGGGACGACATCATTCTggaggaagaagaagaagtagCGACGCCATCTCAACCGGCATCATCCATCCACCCAGAAGTAAAGACGATGTCAACTATGAGCAAGGACGGTGTTTTGAAGAAAGTCCCATATTATGGCCAAAACATAAATATCATTCCAGATAATGATGTCAAACTTATAgctaaaccaaaaattataaagactACTTGA
- the moody gene encoding G-protein coupled receptor moody isoform X2, protein MDFTSAYSNLSNEDGRDKTEFSPTVLTFAGVITFIIMIIGIFGNFLTVAALYKCPKVRNVAAAFIISLCMADLLFCAIVLPFSALRFLKGTWTHGKFLCKLIPFIQYGNIGVSLLCIAMITINRYVMIAHHASYAKIYRKHWIAVMIIFCWAFSYGMQLPTLLGVWGTFDYDEKLETCSIMNDQHGRSSKTTLFITAFIIPALVIIACYTKIFWVVRQSELRLKTHANQQNSIPNNLRPVQTPTGTVMESEQNRVSSNLASDSSFSTDVKQDAIQKPSRIKDQREMRAKRNEWRITKMVLAIFLSFVICYLPITIAKVADKDVEYPNFHIFSYIMLYLSACINPIIYVIMNKQYRKAYKTVIMCEPSKLLPFRKSTAAGSSAAVRFREMERYRIEQQPQSNNGVTNVSGRTTKLQLGPCAPTATVQFHGINEQSVHTECLGKHSRGEHSYTKKANNSSRTATHATSIPIGQPFVAFYTTSPEQGSPPHSHGRGRHHSGGRRRSSDAISTGIIHPPRSKDDVNYEQGRCFEESPILWPKHKYHSR, encoded by the exons atggATTTCACAAGTGCCTACTCTAATTTGTCGAATGAGGACGGAAGAGATAAAACGGA GTTCTCTCCGACGGTTTTAACATTTGCTGGAGTTATAACCTTTATAATAATGATCATAGGTATATTTGGAAATTTTCTCACCGTTGCTGCTTTGTATAAATGTCCGAAAGTTCGAAACGTAGCCGCCGCTTTTATAATAAG TCTATGTATGGCGGATTTACTATTCTGTGCTATAGTACTACCTTTCAGTGCCTTGCGATTTTTAAAAGGTACATGGActcatggaaaatttttatgtaagctAATCCCTTTTATCCAATATGGCAACATTGGAGTATCGCTGTTATGCATTGCAATGATAACAATCAACAG GTATGTTATGATTGCTCATCACGCTTCGTACGCCAAAATATACAGGAAACATTGGATTGCTGTCATGATAATATTTTGTTGGGCATTCTCCTATGGTATGCAATTGCCAACGCTGCTAGGTGTATGGGGAACATTTGACTATGATGAGAAGTTGGAAACATGTTCTATTATGAACGATCAGCATGGCCGTAGCAGCAAGACTACACTTTTCATCACTGCCTTCATTATTCCCGCTTTGGTTATAATTGCTTgttacacaaaaatattctgGGTTGTACGCCAGTCAGAGTTGCGACTGAAAACACATGCGAATCAGCAAAATTCCATCCCAAATAATTTAAGACCTGTCCAAACTCCCACGGGCACGGTAATGGAAAGCGAACAAAATAGGGTGTCATCTAACCTAGCTTCAGACAGTAGCTTCTCCACTGATGTAAAGCAGGACGCCATACAAAAGCCCTCTCGCATCAAGGATCAACGGGAGATGAGAGCTAAACGTAATGAGTGGCGTATAACAAAAATGGTATTGGCCATATTTTTGTCGTTTGTAATCTGTTATCTTCCAATAACGATCGCTAAAGTAGCCGACAAAGATGTAGAGTATCCGAACTTTCACATATTCAGCTACATTATGCTCTATTTGTCTGCCTGTATAAATCCAATAATCTATGTTATAATGAACAAGCAATATAGAAAAGCATACAAGACGGTAATTATGTGTGAACCCTCTAAATTATTGCCTTTCAGAAAATCAACTGCTGCTGGAAGTAGTGCTGCAG TTCGTTTTAGAGAAATGGAAAGATACCGCATTGAGCAACAACCACAGTCGAACAATGGTGTCACAAATGTCAGTGGAAGAACAACAAAATTGCAACTCGGACCATGTGCTCCAACCGCAACAGTACAGTTCCATGGAATTAACGAACAAAGTGTACACACAGAGTGCCTTGGAAAACACAGTAGAGGAGAGCATAGCTAcacaaaaaaagcaaacaattcTTCCAGGACCGCTACACATGCCACAAGCATCCCCATTGGTCAACCATTCGTCGCTTTTTACACAACGAGTCCCGAACAAGGATCTCCACCGCATAGTCATGGTAGGGGACGACATCATTCTggaggaagaagaagaagtagCGACGCCATCTCAACCGGCATCATCCATCCACCCAGAAGTAAAGACGATGTCAACTATGAGCAAGGACGGTGTTTTGAAGAAAGTCCCATATTATGGCCAAAACATAAATATCATTCCAGATAA
- the moody gene encoding G-protein coupled receptor moody isoform X3, translating to MADLLFCAIVLPFSALRFLKGTWTHGKFLCKLIPFIQYGNIGVSLLCIAMITINRYVMIAHHASYAKIYRKHWIAVMIIFCWAFSYGMQLPTLLGVWGTFDYDEKLETCSIMNDQHGRSSKTTLFITAFIIPALVIIACYTKIFWVVRQSELRLKTHANQQNSIPNNLRPVQTPTGTVMESEQNRVSSNLASDSSFSTDVKQDAIQKPSRIKDQREMRAKRNEWRITKMVLAIFLSFVICYLPITIAKVADKDVEYPNFHIFSYIMLYLSACINPIIYVIMNKQYRKAYKTVIMCEPSKLLPFRKSTAAGSSAAEKWKDTALSNNHSRTMVSQMSVEEQQNCNSDHVLQPQQYSSMELTNKVYTQSALENTVEESIATQKKQTILPGPLHMPQASPLVNHSSLFTQRVPNKDLHRIVMVGDDIILEEEEEVATPSQPASSIHPEVKTMSTMSKDGVLKKVPYYGQNINIIPDNDVKLIAKPKIIKTT from the exons ATGGCGGATTTACTATTCTGTGCTATAGTACTACCTTTCAGTGCCTTGCGATTTTTAAAAGGTACATGGActcatggaaaatttttatgtaagctAATCCCTTTTATCCAATATGGCAACATTGGAGTATCGCTGTTATGCATTGCAATGATAACAATCAACAG GTATGTTATGATTGCTCATCACGCTTCGTACGCCAAAATATACAGGAAACATTGGATTGCTGTCATGATAATATTTTGTTGGGCATTCTCCTATGGTATGCAATTGCCAACGCTGCTAGGTGTATGGGGAACATTTGACTATGATGAGAAGTTGGAAACATGTTCTATTATGAACGATCAGCATGGCCGTAGCAGCAAGACTACACTTTTCATCACTGCCTTCATTATTCCCGCTTTGGTTATAATTGCTTgttacacaaaaatattctgGGTTGTACGCCAGTCAGAGTTGCGACTGAAAACACATGCGAATCAGCAAAATTCCATCCCAAATAATTTAAGACCTGTCCAAACTCCCACGGGCACGGTAATGGAAAGCGAACAAAATAGGGTGTCATCTAACCTAGCTTCAGACAGTAGCTTCTCCACTGATGTAAAGCAGGACGCCATACAAAAGCCCTCTCGCATCAAGGATCAACGGGAGATGAGAGCTAAACGTAATGAGTGGCGTATAACAAAAATGGTATTGGCCATATTTTTGTCGTTTGTAATCTGTTATCTTCCAATAACGATCGCTAAAGTAGCCGACAAAGATGTAGAGTATCCGAACTTTCACATATTCAGCTACATTATGCTCTATTTGTCTGCCTGTATAAATCCAATAATCTATGTTATAATGAACAAGCAATATAGAAAAGCATACAAGACGGTAATTATGTGTGAACCCTCTAAATTATTGCCTTTCAGAAAATCAACTGCTGCTGGAAGTAGTGCTGCAG AGAAATGGAAAGATACCGCATTGAGCAACAACCACAGTCGAACAATGGTGTCACAAATGTCAGTGGAAGAACAACAAAATTGCAACTCGGACCATGTGCTCCAACCGCAACAGTACAGTTCCATGGAATTAACGAACAAAGTGTACACACAGAGTGCCTTGGAAAACACAGTAGAGGAGAGCATAGCTAcacaaaaaaagcaaacaattcTTCCAGGACCGCTACACATGCCACAAGCATCCCCATTGGTCAACCATTCGTCGCTTTTTACACAACGAGTCCCGAACAAGGATCTCCACCGCATAGTCATGGTAGGGGACGACATCATTCTggaggaagaagaagaagtagCGACGCCATCTCAACCGGCATCATCCATCCACCCAGAAGTAAAGACGATGTCAACTATGAGCAAGGACGGTGTTTTGAAGAAAGTCCCATATTATGGCCAAAACATAAATATCATTCCAGATAATGATGTCAAACTTATAgctaaaccaaaaattataaagactACTTGA